The following proteins are co-located in the Microbacterium immunditiarum genome:
- a CDS encoding type IV toxin-antitoxin system AbiEi family antitoxin domain-containing protein yields the protein MPVPLHPYASDSPALLTYASLIDHGLADRAIRMQVAGGSLVRIRPGVYVSGDEWHRARPEHRVLARARALDLTSSDRPVLTHETAAALHGLPLYRPDGARVHVTLPPERPGAVVGVIRHRGEMPADDVTEIDGLLCTTLSRTVADVARTATFEQAVTVADAALRHIAGRGAREYDRDAASAFCADVRRIARRSAHGVARAERVLRFADGRSQLPGESISRIRLVELGFGDLELQVSVDAPDGGSYYVDFGIEGRRALGEFDGAIKYRDGGMLDGRTTAEAFDREKRREDWIRGTTGAPLVRWGWPDVATTATLGARLAAFGIRPARVVRSRRRTR from the coding sequence ATGCCCGTGCCGCTGCACCCATACGCATCCGATTCGCCTGCGCTCCTCACCTACGCGAGTCTGATCGACCACGGACTGGCCGACAGAGCGATCCGGATGCAGGTTGCGGGCGGGTCACTCGTAAGGATCCGCCCCGGCGTCTACGTGTCCGGGGACGAGTGGCACCGTGCGCGCCCGGAGCACCGGGTGCTCGCACGCGCGCGGGCACTCGACCTCACGTCGAGCGATCGCCCGGTACTCACGCACGAGACGGCGGCCGCGCTCCACGGACTGCCGCTGTACCGTCCCGACGGAGCGCGGGTCCATGTGACTCTCCCACCGGAACGCCCGGGTGCCGTCGTGGGCGTCATCCGGCATCGCGGGGAGATGCCGGCGGACGACGTCACCGAGATCGACGGCCTCCTCTGCACGACGCTCTCACGCACAGTCGCAGATGTGGCCCGTACTGCGACATTCGAGCAGGCAGTCACCGTCGCTGATGCGGCGCTGAGGCACATCGCCGGGCGCGGTGCGCGCGAGTACGACCGGGACGCGGCATCCGCATTCTGTGCGGACGTCCGCCGAATCGCACGTCGGTCTGCGCACGGCGTCGCCCGCGCTGAGCGTGTACTTCGCTTCGCCGACGGGCGCTCCCAGCTTCCCGGCGAGAGCATCAGCCGGATTCGCCTCGTCGAGCTCGGCTTCGGGGATCTCGAGTTGCAGGTGTCCGTCGACGCGCCGGACGGCGGCTCGTACTACGTGGACTTCGGGATCGAAGGCCGACGAGCACTCGGCGAATTCGACGGAGCGATCAAGTACCGCGACGGTGGGATGCTGGATGGGCGCACGACTGCCGAGGCGTTCGACCGCGAGAAGCGGCGCGAGGACTGGATCCGCGGGACAACCGGCGCCCCTCTTGTGCGTTGGGGCTGGCCCGATGTGGCGACGACCGCGACGCTCGGCGCACGCCTCGCCGCGTTCGGCATCCGTCCCGCCCGAGTCGTCCGATCCCGGCGCCGTACGCGGTGA
- a CDS encoding acetyl/propionyl/methylcrotonyl-CoA carboxylase subunit alpha — protein sequence MPEIAKVLIANRGEIAVRVIRAARDAGKSSVAVYADPDRDALHARLADEAYSLDGSTSAETYLSVEKILSVARRSGADAIHPGYGFLAENADFARAVIAAGLTWIGPSPEAIEALGDKVTARHVAEKVGAPLAPGTPGPVADASEVVAFAEEHGLPIAIKAAYGGGGRGLKVARTLDEVPEQFESATREAITAFGRGECFVEKYLDKPRHVETQCLADAAGNVVVVSTRDCSLQRRHQKLVEEAPAPYLTEEQNRILYASSKAILREVGYVGAGTCEFLIGADGTISFLEVNTRLQVEHPVSEEITGIDLVREQFRLAEGEELGYDDPATEGHSIEFRINGEDPGRGFLPQPGPIHVFKTFGGPGIRLDSGVTAGDTVSGAFDSLLAKIIVTGRDRAEALERSRRALDEFEVAGLPTVLPFHRRVVRDPAFTGENGSFGVYTRWIETEFENDIPPWDGELEAPKPAEHRHTVVVEVAGKRLEVSLPDRIVSTPAAPGRPAAVPPSRRSHAPTVVAGASGDAVKAPMQATIVKVAVEEGQQVVKGDLVVVLEAMKMEQPIQAHKDGVISSINADPGTTVSAGHQLLTII from the coding sequence ATGCCTGAAATCGCCAAGGTTCTCATTGCCAACCGCGGCGAGATCGCCGTACGCGTCATCCGCGCCGCACGCGACGCAGGCAAGTCATCGGTCGCGGTCTACGCCGACCCGGATCGTGACGCGCTGCACGCCCGGCTCGCCGACGAGGCGTACTCCCTCGACGGCTCCACGAGCGCCGAGACCTACCTCTCGGTCGAGAAGATCCTGTCGGTCGCGCGCCGCTCGGGCGCCGACGCCATCCACCCCGGCTACGGCTTCCTCGCCGAGAACGCCGACTTCGCGCGCGCCGTCATCGCGGCGGGCCTCACATGGATCGGGCCGTCGCCCGAGGCGATCGAGGCCCTCGGCGACAAGGTCACCGCGCGCCACGTCGCCGAGAAGGTGGGCGCTCCCCTCGCCCCGGGCACCCCGGGTCCCGTCGCAGACGCGAGCGAGGTCGTGGCCTTCGCCGAGGAGCACGGCCTGCCGATCGCGATCAAGGCGGCCTACGGCGGCGGCGGGCGCGGCCTCAAAGTCGCGCGCACGCTCGACGAAGTGCCCGAGCAGTTCGAGTCTGCGACGCGTGAGGCGATCACGGCGTTCGGGCGCGGCGAGTGCTTCGTCGAGAAGTACCTCGACAAGCCCCGCCACGTCGAGACGCAGTGCCTGGCGGACGCCGCGGGCAACGTCGTCGTCGTGTCGACGCGCGACTGCTCGCTGCAGCGCCGCCACCAGAAGCTCGTCGAAGAGGCGCCGGCGCCGTACCTGACCGAGGAGCAGAACCGCATCCTCTACGCGTCGTCGAAGGCGATCCTGCGCGAGGTCGGCTACGTCGGCGCGGGAACGTGCGAGTTCCTCATCGGCGCCGACGGCACGATCTCCTTCCTCGAGGTCAACACGCGCCTGCAGGTCGAGCACCCGGTGTCGGAGGAGATCACGGGCATCGACCTCGTGCGCGAGCAGTTCCGCCTGGCCGAGGGCGAGGAGCTCGGCTACGACGACCCCGCGACCGAGGGCCACTCGATCGAGTTCCGCATCAACGGCGAGGACCCGGGTCGCGGCTTCCTCCCCCAGCCCGGACCGATCCACGTCTTCAAGACGTTCGGGGGTCCCGGCATCCGCCTCGACTCCGGCGTGACAGCGGGTGACACGGTCAGCGGCGCGTTCGACTCGCTCCTCGCCAAGATCATCGTGACCGGCCGCGACCGCGCCGAGGCGCTCGAGCGCTCCCGCCGTGCACTCGATGAGTTCGAGGTCGCGGGACTGCCGACGGTGCTGCCGTTCCACCGCCGCGTCGTGCGCGACCCCGCCTTCACCGGTGAGAACGGCTCGTTCGGCGTGTACACGCGCTGGATCGAGACGGAGTTCGAGAACGACATCCCGCCGTGGGACGGCGAGCTCGAGGCGCCCAAGCCCGCGGAGCACCGCCACACGGTCGTCGTGGAGGTCGCGGGCAAGCGCCTCGAGGTGAGCCTTCCCGACCGCATCGTGTCGACGCCCGCCGCACCCGGACGCCCCGCCGCCGTTCCGCCGTCGCGCCGCTCGCACGCGCCGACGGTCGTCGCGGGCGCCTCGGGCGACGCGGTGAAGGCTCCCATGCAGGCGACCATCGTGAAGGTCGCGGTCGAGGAGGGCCAGCAGGTCGTCAAGGGCGACCTCGTGGTCGTGCTCGAGGCGATGAAGATGGAGCAGCCGATCCAGGCGCACAAGGACGGTGTGATCAGCTCGATCAACGCCGATCCCGGCACGACGGTTTCGGCCGGTCATCAGCTCCTGACGATCATCTGA
- a CDS encoding phospho-sugar mutase, which produces MSDAVLEKARAWLAQDPDGETRTELREIIERAESGDADAVADLEDRFGARLQFGTAGLRGALGAGSNRMNRVLVAQAAAGLAAYVLEKADPDAAEPPLVVIGYDGRRNSDVFARDSAELFTGAGLRAVILPRKLPTPVLAFAVRELGAAAGVMVTASHNPPDDNGYKVYLGGQDEGAQIVPPADAEISAHIERVAAEGDITSLPRSVAFELAPESLVEAYIAATAAVAPAPAGAEGLTWVYTAMHGVGWETFSRILDVAGYPQPTTVTAQLEPDGTFPTVAFPNPEEPGAMDLAFETAREAGAELIIANDPDADRLAVAVPDESADGGWRRLTGNQVGLLLGWRAARLAADSGDVEGASLACSLVSSPGLEVVARHYGLDFHATLTGFKWISRAPGLVFGYEEALGYLVNPETVRDKDGISAAVALLGMAAEARGRGATVSDLLDEFDATFGFFASDQVSVRVDDLSVIGRIMGALRAEHPSSIGDVEVERVDDLLEGSDGVPPADVLRYTLVDGSRLIVRPSGTEPKVKLYLDARGESAEDAGARVAALAAGVRSLLDELT; this is translated from the coding sequence GTGAGCGACGCGGTGCTGGAGAAGGCGCGGGCGTGGCTCGCGCAGGATCCGGACGGCGAGACCCGCACCGAGCTCCGGGAGATCATCGAGCGCGCCGAGTCCGGTGACGCGGACGCGGTCGCCGACCTCGAGGACCGCTTCGGCGCGCGGCTGCAGTTCGGCACGGCGGGGCTGCGCGGCGCGCTCGGCGCCGGAAGCAACCGCATGAACCGCGTGCTCGTCGCGCAGGCGGCGGCGGGTCTCGCGGCGTATGTGCTCGAGAAGGCGGATCCGGATGCCGCAGAGCCCCCGCTCGTCGTCATCGGCTACGACGGCCGGCGGAACTCCGACGTGTTCGCTCGCGACTCCGCCGAGCTGTTCACGGGGGCGGGGCTGCGCGCCGTGATCCTGCCGCGGAAGCTCCCCACGCCGGTGCTCGCATTCGCCGTGCGCGAGCTCGGGGCCGCGGCGGGCGTGATGGTCACCGCGAGCCACAACCCGCCCGACGACAACGGGTACAAGGTCTACCTCGGCGGCCAGGACGAGGGGGCGCAGATCGTGCCGCCCGCCGACGCCGAGATCTCCGCGCACATCGAGCGCGTCGCCGCCGAGGGCGACATCACGTCCCTCCCGCGCTCGGTCGCGTTCGAGCTGGCTCCCGAGTCGCTCGTCGAGGCGTACATCGCGGCCACCGCCGCCGTCGCGCCCGCGCCCGCGGGGGCGGAGGGCCTCACGTGGGTCTACACCGCGATGCACGGGGTGGGGTGGGAGACGTTCTCACGGATCCTCGATGTGGCGGGCTACCCGCAGCCGACGACGGTCACGGCGCAGCTCGAACCCGACGGCACGTTCCCGACGGTGGCGTTCCCCAACCCGGAGGAGCCCGGCGCGATGGATCTCGCCTTCGAGACGGCGCGCGAAGCGGGCGCCGAGCTCATCATCGCGAACGACCCCGACGCCGACCGGCTCGCGGTCGCCGTGCCCGACGAATCGGCCGACGGCGGATGGCGGCGCCTCACGGGCAACCAGGTCGGGCTGCTGCTCGGGTGGCGGGCGGCGCGCCTGGCGGCGGATTCCGGCGACGTCGAGGGCGCGTCGCTCGCGTGCTCGCTCGTGTCGTCGCCGGGGCTCGAGGTGGTCGCGCGCCATTACGGCCTGGACTTCCACGCGACGCTGACGGGCTTCAAGTGGATCTCGCGCGCGCCCGGCCTCGTGTTCGGCTACGAGGAGGCCCTCGGCTACCTCGTGAACCCCGAGACCGTGCGCGACAAGGACGGCATCTCCGCCGCGGTCGCGCTCCTGGGCATGGCGGCGGAGGCGCGCGGGCGGGGCGCGACCGTGTCCGACCTCCTCGACGAGTTCGACGCGACGTTCGGGTTCTTCGCGAGCGACCAGGTGTCGGTGCGCGTGGACGACCTCTCGGTGATCGGGCGCATCATGGGGGCGCTGCGGGCGGAGCATCCGTCGTCGATCGGCGACGTCGAGGTCGAGCGCGTCGACGATCTGCTCGAAGGGTCGGACGGGGTGCCGCCCGCCGACGTGCTGCGGTACACGCTCGTCGACGGCTCGCGGCTGATCGTCCGGCCCAGCGGCACCGAGCCGAAGGTCAAGCTGTACCTCGACGCGCGCGGCGAATCCGCCGAAGACGCCGGCGCACGGGTCGCCGCGCTCGCGGCCGGGGTGAGGAGCCTGCTCGACGAGCTCACGTGA
- a CDS encoding MFS transporter codes for MVTGREDETDATPPPPPHDPAPAAPESPLTAPALAGAPDAIARDTGAVPTVEEPGPPDPPHWLRRTVMFLSGQTVSLFGSMLVQYAVFWYLTITYQSGLIMMLAALFGFLPQAVVSIFAGVWADRHNRKLIIMGADAAIAASTLALALIMMTGYDAVWLIFLTLAIRSTGQGIQLPAVSALVPQIVPTRNLIRVNGINGSIQSALALLAPAAAGGLFAWASAATGGTAGSLVPIFFIDVVTAVIGIGILALIPVPTIRRAADAHVGYFADLVDGVRYVANHAFVRWLLVLFAIIFLLMVAPSNLTPLMIVRSFPAGETQDVVNLAILEVAFSVGMMLGGILVASFFAKRSRIGLIVVSSLVFGVLSVGLGLSPNVWIFFGFMFLVGLAVPFFSTPSMTLLQETVEPERQGRVFGFVGIVMAVAMPIGMLVFGPLADVVAIEALLVAAGLLTFVAVGAAIGLPAGRRALAAARIAAASGDPAKGAAAAEAAMHSDQ; via the coding sequence ATGGTCACCGGACGCGAAGACGAGACGGATGCCACGCCTCCTCCCCCTCCGCACGACCCGGCGCCTGCGGCGCCCGAGTCCCCGCTGACGGCGCCCGCCCTCGCGGGTGCGCCTGACGCCATCGCCCGCGACACCGGGGCGGTGCCGACCGTCGAGGAGCCGGGCCCACCCGACCCGCCGCACTGGCTGCGGCGCACCGTCATGTTCCTGAGCGGCCAGACGGTGAGCCTTTTCGGCTCGATGCTCGTGCAGTACGCGGTGTTCTGGTACCTCACAATCACGTACCAGTCGGGCCTCATCATGATGCTCGCCGCGCTGTTCGGGTTCCTGCCCCAGGCGGTGGTGTCGATCTTCGCGGGCGTGTGGGCGGACCGCCACAACCGGAAGCTCATCATCATGGGGGCGGATGCCGCGATCGCCGCGTCGACCCTCGCGCTCGCGCTCATCATGATGACGGGCTACGACGCCGTATGGCTCATCTTCCTGACGCTCGCGATCCGGTCGACGGGCCAGGGCATCCAGCTGCCGGCCGTGTCGGCGCTCGTCCCGCAGATCGTGCCGACGCGCAACCTCATCCGCGTGAATGGCATCAACGGATCGATCCAGTCCGCGCTCGCGCTCCTCGCACCCGCCGCAGCGGGCGGCCTCTTCGCGTGGGCGTCAGCCGCGACCGGCGGCACGGCCGGGTCGCTCGTGCCGATCTTCTTCATCGACGTCGTGACGGCGGTCATCGGCATCGGCATCCTCGCGCTCATCCCCGTGCCGACGATCCGCCGCGCCGCCGACGCGCACGTGGGCTATTTCGCCGACCTCGTCGACGGCGTGCGCTACGTCGCGAACCACGCGTTCGTGCGGTGGCTGCTCGTGCTCTTCGCCATCATCTTCCTGCTGATGGTGGCGCCCTCGAACCTCACGCCGCTCATGATCGTCCGCTCGTTCCCCGCGGGCGAGACTCAGGACGTCGTCAACCTCGCGATCCTCGAGGTCGCGTTCAGCGTCGGCATGATGCTCGGCGGCATCCTCGTGGCGTCGTTCTTCGCGAAGCGCAGCCGCATCGGTCTCATCGTCGTGTCGTCGCTCGTGTTCGGCGTGCTGTCGGTGGGCCTCGGGCTGTCGCCCAACGTGTGGATCTTCTTCGGCTTCATGTTCCTGGTGGGCCTGGCCGTCCCGTTCTTCTCGACGCCGTCGATGACGCTCCTGCAGGAGACGGTCGAGCCCGAGCGCCAGGGCCGCGTGTTCGGGTTCGTCGGGATCGTCATGGCCGTCGCGATGCCGATCGGCATGCTCGTGTTCGGTCCGCTCGCCGACGTCGTCGCGATCGAGGCGCTGCTCGTGGCAGCCGGACTGCTCACCTTCGTCGCGGTCGGCGCGGCGATCGGCCTCCCGGCGGGCAGGCGCGCACTCGCCGCCGCCCGTATCGCGGCCGCGTCGGGCGACCCGGCGAAGGGTGCCGCGGCCGCCGAGGCGGCGATGCACTCCGACCAGTGA
- a CDS encoding NAD(P)H-quinone dehydrogenase: MSVSFERTQSVAIIGGGPGGYEAALAAAQLGAEVTLIERAGVGGSAVITDVVPSKSLIATADAAVAIAGASDLGVQLFAKTKEGKPLKPEIAINLAAVNKRLLSLARQQSDDMRASLVEAGVRIISGHGRLEGDHAVVASTGPGGTDFDRIEADTLVVSTGSSPRVLPSAVPDGERILTWTQLYDMTALPEHLIVVGSGVTGAEFAGAYMNLGSKVTLVSSREHVLPGEDRDAAAVLEKVFKRGGMTVLGKSRAESVERHGDAVVVTLSDGRTVEGSHCLMAVGSIPNTKGIGLEEAGVQMTESGHIQVNRVARTSVPNIYAAGDCTTFIPLASVASMQGRTAIFHALGDVVIPLESRRITSNIFTAPEIATVGWQEKDIDDGLLNGVVHKLPLAANARAKMMGIKDGFVKIIARAGSGTVVGGVIVGPRASELIYPIAIAVERRLTVDQVSRVFAVYPSLSGSITDAARAMHVVDQPGTGG, translated from the coding sequence ATGTCTGTGAGCTTCGAGCGCACCCAGAGCGTCGCGATCATCGGCGGCGGACCCGGCGGGTACGAAGCGGCTCTCGCCGCGGCCCAGCTCGGAGCGGAGGTCACCCTCATCGAACGGGCGGGTGTCGGAGGGTCGGCGGTCATCACCGACGTCGTGCCCTCGAAGTCGCTCATCGCCACCGCCGACGCGGCCGTCGCGATCGCCGGTGCGAGCGATCTGGGGGTGCAGCTGTTCGCGAAGACCAAGGAGGGCAAGCCCCTCAAGCCCGAGATCGCGATCAACCTCGCCGCCGTGAACAAGCGCCTCCTCTCGCTCGCGCGCCAGCAGTCCGACGACATGCGCGCCTCGCTCGTCGAGGCGGGCGTGCGCATCATCTCGGGTCACGGCCGCCTGGAGGGCGACCACGCCGTCGTCGCCTCAACGGGCCCCGGCGGCACCGACTTCGACCGGATCGAGGCCGACACGCTCGTCGTCTCGACGGGCTCGTCGCCGCGCGTGCTGCCGAGCGCCGTCCCCGACGGCGAGCGCATCCTCACGTGGACGCAGCTCTACGACATGACCGCCCTCCCCGAGCACCTCATCGTGGTCGGGTCGGGTGTCACGGGCGCCGAGTTCGCCGGTGCCTACATGAACCTCGGCTCGAAGGTCACGCTCGTGTCGAGCCGTGAGCACGTGCTCCCGGGCGAGGACCGCGACGCGGCCGCCGTGCTGGAGAAGGTCTTCAAGCGCGGCGGCATGACGGTGCTCGGCAAGTCCCGCGCCGAGAGCGTCGAGCGGCACGGCGACGCGGTGGTCGTGACGCTGTCCGACGGACGCACCGTCGAGGGCAGTCACTGCCTCATGGCCGTCGGCTCGATCCCGAACACGAAGGGCATCGGCCTCGAGGAGGCGGGCGTTCAGATGACCGAGTCGGGGCACATCCAGGTCAACCGCGTCGCACGGACTTCCGTGCCGAACATCTACGCGGCCGGCGACTGCACGACGTTCATCCCGCTCGCGTCGGTGGCCTCGATGCAGGGCCGCACCGCGATCTTCCATGCGCTCGGCGACGTCGTCATCCCGCTCGAATCGCGCCGCATCACGTCGAACATCTTCACCGCGCCCGAGATCGCCACGGTGGGATGGCAGGAGAAGGACATCGACGACGGCCTCCTCAACGGCGTCGTGCACAAGCTTCCGCTCGCCGCGAACGCCCGCGCGAAGATGATGGGCATCAAGGACGGCTTCGTGAAGATCATCGCGCGCGCCGGGAGCGGTACCGTCGTCGGCGGCGTCATCGTCGGCCCGCGCGCGTCGGAGCTCATCTACCCGATCGCGATCGCCGTCGAGCGCCGCCTCACGGTCGACCAGGTCTCGCGCGTGTTCGCCGTGTACCCGTCGCTGTCGGGCAGCATCACGGACGCCGCGCGCGCGATGCACGTCGTCGATCAGCCGGGCACGGGCGGCTGA
- a CDS encoding GNAT family N-acetyltransferase, with protein MEPLSHEHADDLAVAADGLDRAWYTSVPAPSEVAAEIDRRLAWHAEGHMNPWAIRRLETGRVVGMTTYCHIDQPNRHVEIGYTWLALSAQRTAVNTAAKLLLLRHAFDDCDAIAVEFRTHWHNRQSREAIARLGAKQDGVLRNHRLGPDGTLRDTVVFSILPHEWPAVRLGLEERLRRRDPS; from the coding sequence ATGGAGCCGCTCTCGCACGAGCACGCCGACGACCTCGCCGTCGCGGCGGATGGCCTCGACCGCGCGTGGTACACGTCCGTGCCCGCGCCGAGCGAGGTGGCGGCCGAGATCGACCGGCGCCTCGCGTGGCACGCCGAGGGACACATGAACCCGTGGGCGATCCGGCGGCTCGAGACCGGCCGGGTCGTTGGCATGACCACCTACTGCCACATCGACCAGCCCAACCGGCACGTCGAGATCGGCTACACGTGGCTCGCGCTCTCGGCCCAGCGCACCGCGGTCAATACGGCCGCGAAGCTGCTCCTGCTGCGGCACGCGTTCGACGACTGCGACGCGATCGCGGTCGAGTTCCGCACCCACTGGCACAACCGTCAGTCGCGCGAGGCCATCGCGCGCCTCGGCGCGAAGCAGGACGGCGTGCTGCGCAACCACCGCCTCGGTCCCGACGGCACGCTGCGCGACACCGTGGTCTTCTCGATCCTCCCCCACGAATGGCCGGCCGTCCGGCTCGGCCTCGAGGAGCGGCTCCGCCGCCGTGACCCTTCGTGA
- a CDS encoding Maf family protein, whose translation MRVCLASTSPARLMLLRQAGIDPLTLAPEVDEDAVIATVEAAEGRTLDPDEHVLLLARRKAADVAARLADDAPEFDGIVIGGDSMFLFEGVVLGKPYTPEAARERWHAMRGRSGELHSGHAVVRVQPGRPPREAHGVAEASVFFAGDLTDAEIDAYVASEEPLHVAGAFTIDSLGGPFIERVEGDPSTVVGMSLSTLRRLVRELDVEWPELWLHNAPPVGSVEG comes from the coding sequence ATGCGCGTGTGCCTCGCCTCGACCTCGCCCGCCCGGCTCATGCTCCTCCGGCAGGCGGGGATCGACCCCCTCACGCTGGCTCCCGAGGTCGACGAGGACGCCGTGATCGCGACGGTCGAGGCGGCCGAGGGGCGCACGCTCGATCCCGACGAGCACGTGCTGCTGCTCGCGCGCCGCAAGGCGGCGGACGTGGCGGCGCGCCTCGCCGACGACGCCCCGGAGTTCGACGGGATCGTGATCGGCGGCGACTCGATGTTCCTGTTCGAGGGCGTCGTGCTCGGCAAGCCCTACACGCCCGAGGCTGCGCGTGAGCGCTGGCACGCGATGCGGGGGCGATCGGGGGAGCTGCACTCGGGCCACGCCGTCGTGCGCGTGCAGCCGGGGCGGCCGCCGCGCGAGGCGCACGGGGTGGCCGAGGCATCCGTCTTCTTCGCCGGTGATCTGACGGATGCCGAGATCGACGCGTACGTCGCATCGGAGGAGCCCCTGCACGTCGCCGGCGCCTTCACGATCGACAGTCTCGGGGGCCCGTTCATCGAGCGCGTCGAGGGCGATCCATCGACCGTCGTCGGCATGTCGCTTTCGACCCTGCGGCGGCTCGTGCGGGAGCTCGACGTCGAGTGGCCCGAACTGTGGCTGCACAACGCCCCGCCGGTCGGCTCGGTCGAAGGGTGA
- a CDS encoding purine-nucleoside phosphorylase — MPNTTENPLDDPAADPFAVAEQAASDIARLTRVERHDIALTLGSGWSKAAELIGETTVEIPATEVTGFTRSAVAGHAGTLRSIVTPRGRRVLVIGSRTHFYEGHGVRRVVHSVRTAAATGARIMVLTNGAGGVKSTWRPGRPVLISDHINLTAASPLEGATFVDLTDLYSIRLRDLARTIDPSLDEGVYCQFRGPQYETPAEVRMAKTIGGHIVGMSTALEAIAAREAGMEVLGMSLITNMAAGIQTTPLSHQEVIEAGRQAEPVISKLLAGIVGAL, encoded by the coding sequence ATGCCGAACACGACCGAGAACCCGCTCGACGATCCCGCCGCCGATCCGTTCGCCGTGGCCGAGCAGGCCGCATCCGACATCGCGCGACTCACCCGCGTCGAGCGCCACGACATCGCCCTCACCCTCGGCAGCGGGTGGAGCAAGGCGGCGGAGCTCATCGGCGAGACCACCGTCGAGATCCCCGCCACCGAGGTCACCGGCTTCACCCGGTCCGCGGTCGCGGGCCACGCGGGCACGCTCCGCAGCATCGTCACGCCGCGCGGCAGGCGCGTGCTCGTGATCGGGTCCCGCACGCACTTCTACGAGGGCCACGGCGTGCGCCGCGTGGTGCACAGCGTCCGCACGGCCGCCGCGACCGGCGCGCGGATCATGGTGCTGACGAACGGCGCGGGCGGGGTCAAGAGCACGTGGCGGCCGGGCCGGCCGGTGCTGATCAGCGACCACATCAACCTCACCGCCGCGAGCCCGCTCGAGGGCGCGACGTTCGTCGATCTCACGGACCTGTACTCGATCCGCCTGCGCGACCTCGCCCGCACGATCGATCCGAGCCTCGACGAGGGCGTGTACTGCCAGTTCCGCGGACCGCAGTACGAGACGCCGGCCGAGGTTCGCATGGCGAAGACCATCGGCGGTCACATCGTCGGCATGTCGACGGCGCTCGAGGCGATCGCGGCGCGCGAGGCCGGCATGGAGGTGCTCGGCATGTCGCTCATCACGAACATGGCCGCGGGCATCCAGACCACCCCCCTGAGCCACCAGGAGGTGATCGAGGCCGGCCGCCAGGCGGAGCCCGTCATCTCCAAGCTCCTGGCCGGAATCGTCGGGGCGCTGTGA